TCGATTGCTCTCGGTGAAGAACATACTTGTGCCCTTTCTTTGGCAGGCTTCGCCTATTGTTGGGGCGAGGGCGCGGATGGCCGACTTGGAGACGACCAGACAAGTGACCGCGATCTGCCGAGCCGAGTGGATGGCAACCGTGTTTTCGGCTCAATTCATGCTGGTGACCGACATACATGCGCGTTGACCAGCGACGGAGCCGTATTCTGTTGGGGAGCTGGGGGGCGTCTTGGAACTGGAAATGGTTCTGGGGCTGAGGTGCCCACCCCCATCACGGGTACGCGAGTTTTTCAGGAAATCGCCACAGGCAAAGACCATACGTGTGGATTCACTGATATGGATGAGCTCTACTGTTGGGGCAGTGGTGGGAGCGGACAGCTTGGCGATGGTCAGGCTGCCAATTCGAACGCTCCGGTATTGGTCCCTAAACCAGCAGGCGCACTTGGATGGCTCAACGTGGCTGCAGGTCACACCCATACTTGCGCGCTGGACACTGCAGGAAAGGCCTATTGCTGGGGAACAAATGACCAGGGGCAACTCGGAAACGGAACCAACGATCCGAGCAACTCGCCCGTGCCGGTCGATGTTTCGGCTGTTAATAACGCCGCGTTCGTGTGGATTGGCGCGGGTGAGAACTTCACCTGCGCACGAACCATGGCGGGTGAACTCTACTGTTGGGGTACAAATGCGGTTGGGCAACTTGGCCTCGGCGTGGCCCAGACAAGTTTTGATACGCCGACTCAAGTCCCAGGGCTGCTCTTCGAAGCAGTCTCAATCGGGAGCTCCCATGCGTGTGGTCTTAGCGCCGGTGATACCTATTGTTGGGGCGATTCTGGCAGCGGTCGGATCGGCGCGGCGATGGACCAAAACATGCCCACTCAAGTGGTAGGTGCAACCTTCACGTCAGTTGAAGCCGGAGGTGAGCACACCTGCGGGCTACTCTCCACGAATTTCATCGAGTGTTTTGGCGAAAACCAGCGCGGCCAGCTCGGAATTGATAACACCGACGACCAAAGCTCGCCGAGCCTCGTTTGGCCTTAAGCATTGCGTTTCCGACGGCATACGTGTAGCGTCCGCGCCGTGCCACCATTCGGCCATTGATTGATTAGGAGCTCAAGTGCAAGCCACGGTAGAAAACGGAAAAGTCGTCTTTATTCACTTCACACTCACAAACCAAGAGGGCGAGGAACTCGATTCTACGCACGGCGATGAGCCACTCTTCTACCTTCATGGCGCGGACAACATCGTGCCTGGCCTCGAGCAAGCTCTCGAGGGCAAGCAAGTAGGAGATAAGGTCCAGGCTGTGGTTGCGCCAGAGGACGGTTACGGAGAGCGCTCAGAAGCTCCTCCACAACGAGTGTCCAAAGATGAGTTCCCAGACGATATGGAAGTGCTGCCGGGTATGCCGCTTCACGCCGAAACCGACGACGGATTCATCACCGTTTGGGTCACTGACGTCACCGCGGATTGGGTTGAGATCGACACGAATCACCCGCTCGCCGGCGAAACCCTTCACTTCGACGTGGAGATCGTCCGAGTTCGAGACGCGCATAAAGACGAGCTCGAGCACGGCCACCCACACGGGCCAGAAGGCACCGAAGGTCACCATCACCACTGATGTCGTGGCGTAAGAATTTTCTGAAATCACTTGAAGGTGAGGGCGGATTTGTCGAGGACGGCCAGCAATGGCCGTTTCGTCGAGTTCTTGAGTCTGCTCAGGAGTTCGCCGAAAGCCTTGGAACACGCGGCGTCGATGCCGGTGATACGGTGGGCGTTCGTCTAGAAAGCCCCATCGCGAACGTCATCGCATTGGTCGGGAACTACCTTCGTGGATGCGTCCATGTGCCGATCAACACGCGGTACACGCAGCGTGAGGTGGACCATATCGTTGAGGAGGCGGAACTCAAGTGCATCGTAGGCGACGAGTTTACGCTTTTTTCGGACTCACCCGCGTCGCCCTATCGTGGGGACGACGAGGATATCGCGATCATCCTCTTTACATCAGGTACCACGGGGCGCCCAAAGGCCGTGGAGCTTAGCTATCGTGCGGTGCTCTCCAATATTGACGCCCTCACAAAGCTCTGGCGTTGGACTCCTGCCGACACATTGGTCTTGAGCCTGCCGCTCTTCCACGTCCACGGGCTGGGAATTGGCGTCCACGGCACGATTCTTCGTGGATGTTGGGCCCAATTGCGGGGCGCTTTTGAGGCGGAAGATGTGGTCTCGGCATTCGAAGGTGAGAACGGGAGAGCCGGTAGCATCTT
This Microvenator marinus DNA region includes the following protein-coding sequences:
- a CDS encoding FKBP-type peptidyl-prolyl cis-trans isomerase, translated to MQATVENGKVVFIHFTLTNQEGEELDSTHGDEPLFYLHGADNIVPGLEQALEGKQVGDKVQAVVAPEDGYGERSEAPPQRVSKDEFPDDMEVLPGMPLHAETDDGFITVWVTDVTADWVEIDTNHPLAGETLHFDVEIVRVRDAHKDELEHGHPHGPEGTEGHHHH